Proteins from a genomic interval of Medicago truncatula cultivar Jemalong A17 chromosome 3, MtrunA17r5.0-ANR, whole genome shotgun sequence:
- the LOC11436551 gene encoding primary amine oxidase has translation MDARNLLKFLVFSFGIALVILATWFHLPSSFNKEALDCNIFSGWCTSKNRFQSSNPIHKPSFSTRRQQPNHESDEPRHPLDPLTIQEFNKVRAILSTHPLFKSSNSYTLNSIVLEEPDKELVLKWKNGQPLLPRKASVVALDKRVTHTLTVDLSTSEITNHETRPGSSGYPTMTLEEMVAVLDVPLKSGEFNSTIRKRGVNLADLACLPVASGWYGTPVEENRRLIKVQCYSSKGTVNFYMKPIEGLTVLVDMDKREVVSITDNGLNIPVANGIDTDYRYSVQKLNGELNLINPISLEQPKGPSFTVDGHLVKWANWEFHLKPDPRAGTIISQAKVRDPDTLEMRNVIYKGFTSELFVPYMDPTDGWYFKTYMDAGEYGFGLQAMPLDPLNDCPRNAYYMDGVFTSADGTPYVQPNMICIFESYAGDIAWRHAECPITDIKVTEVRPKVTLVVRMAAAVANYDYIMDWEFQTDGLIRSKVGLSGILMVKGTTYDHMNQVPDQEYLYGTLLSENIIGVIHDHYVTYYLDMDIDGSDNSFVKVNIKKQETSPGESPRKSYLKAVRKVAKTEKDAQIKLQLYNPSEFHMVNPSKKTRVGNPVGYKLVPGATAASLLDHDDPPQKRAAFTNNQIWVTPYNKSEEWAGGLLVYQSQGDDTLQVWSDRDRPIENKDIVLWYTVGFHHVPCQEDYPIMPTVSSSFDLKPVNFFERNPILRMPPNFQDDLPVCKAQDSA, from the exons ATGGATGCTAGAAATTTGTTGAAGTTCCTGGTTTTTTCATTTGGTATAGCACTAGTTATACTTGCTACCTGGTTTCACCTTCCTTCATCATTCAACAAAGAAGCTCTAGACTGCAACATCTTCTCTGGATGGTGCACCTCAAAGAACcgttttcaatcttcaaatccaATCCACAAACCATCCTTCTCCACTCGCCGTCAACAACCAAACCATGAATCCGATGAACCTCGCCACCCTTTAGACCCTCTAACCATCCAAGAATTCAACAAAGTTCGTGCGATCCTCTCGACACACCCTCTTTTTAAGTCCTCAAACAGTTACACTCTCAATTCCATTGTTCTAGAAGAACCAGACAAAGAACTTGTCCTCAAATGGAAAAATGGTCAACCATTACTTCCTAGGAAAGCCTCTGTGGTTGCACTTGATAAACGTGTCACTCACACTCTCACTGTTGATCTTAGCACAAGTGAAATAACCAACCATGAAACAAGGCCAGGTTCTTCTGGATACCCTACAATGACACTTGAGGAAATGGTTGCTGTACTCGATGTTCCATTGAAGAGTGGCGAGTTTAACAGCACGATTAGAAAACGCGGTGTGAATTTAGCAGACCTTGCATGCCTTCCAGTCGCTTCAGGGTGGTATGGAACACCGGTTGAAGAGAATAGAAGATTGATTAAGGTGCAGTGTTATTCAAGCAAAGGCACTGTCAATTTCTACATGAAACCGATAGAAGGTTTAACTGTGTTGGTTGATATGGATAAGAGAGAGGTTGTGTCCATTACAGATAATGGACTAAACATTCCTGTCGCAAATGGTATCGACACTGATTACCGTTACTCAGTTCAGAAACTCAACGGAGAGTTGAACTTGATAAATCCAATTTCCTTGGAACAACCAAAAGGTCCAAGCTTTACAGTTGATGGACATTTGGTGAAATGGGCTAATTGGGAATTTCATCTCAAACCCGACCCTAGAGCTGGAACCATTATTTCTCAAGCTAAAGTGAGAGATCCAGATACATTAGAGATGAGAAATGTTATTTACAAAGGGTTCACTTCTGAACTTTTTGTGCCTTATATGGATCCTACTGATGGATGGTATTTTAAGACATACATGGATGCTGGTGAGTATGGATTTGGTTTGCAAGCAATGCCTTTAGACCCTTTAAATGATTGTCCAAGAAATGCTTACTACATGGATGGAGTGTTTACTTCTGCTGATGGAACACCATATGTTCAACCAAACATGATTTGCATTTTTGAGAGTTATGCTGGTGACATTGCTTGGCGACACGCCGAGTGTCCAATCACTGACATTAAG GTTACAGAAGTGAGGCCAAAGGTGACACTGGTGGTTAGAATGGCAGCAGCAGTGGCAAACTATGACTATATCATGGATTGGGAATTTCAAACAGATGGGCTAATCAGATCCAAG GTTGGACTAAGTGGTATCTTGATGGTGAAAGGAACAACCTATGATCACATGAACCAAGTACCAGACCAAGAATATCTGTATGGAACCCTTTTAAGCGAAAACATTATCGGTGTAATCCATGACCATTACGTCACATATTACCTTGACATGGACATTGATGGCTCAGACAATTCATTTGTAAAGGTAAACATAAAGAAGCAAGAAACCTCTCCAGGAGAGTCACCAAGAAAGAGTTACCTGAAAGCTGTGAGAAAAGTGGCTAAGACAGAAAAAGATGCTCAAATAAAGCTTCAACTATATAACCCGTCCGAATTTCATATGGTGAACCCTTCAAAGAAAACTAGAGTGGGGAACCCTGTTGGGTACAAATTGGTTCCAGGTGCTACAGCAGCTAGCTTACTTGATCATGATGATCCACCACAAAAGAGAGCAGCTTTTACAAATAACCAAATTTGGGTCACTCCTTATAACAAGAGTGAGGAATGGGCAGGTGGCTTGCTTGTTTACCAGAGCCAAGGCGATGATACTCTTCAAGTGTGGTCTGACAG GGATCGTCCAATTGAGAACAAGGACATTGTGTTATGGTACACAGTAGGGTTCCATCATGTACCATGTCAAGAGGACTACCCTATCATGCCTACTGTATCTTCAAGCTTTGATCTGAAGCCAGTCAATTTCTTTGAAAGAAATCCAATCCTAAGAATGCCACCAAATTTCCAAGATGATTTACCTGTTTGCAAGGCACAAGATTCAGCTTGA
- the LOC11429047 gene encoding uncharacterized protein, with amino-acid sequence MNPMQERSTTKAAAKLLRRAKGKKKRGLRVNDVQVAETPSEFSFAIAKTAVSQICRSVGYKRSKFNALEALTNVTTKYIEAIARSAASFANASNRTESNFFDLINGIHDLCSVRGFTGGSKTHKSNLLKSAALKEIVDFVKFSNQVPFSKPIPSKNVCGSQNPEITIESGTPIYCSENTKTQGLHIPRWLPDFPSESLYKKRDLVSVKERKCGEKLWEHSLAMEDYSSYSENSVMLKNNGIAEKEEKDTRMELAKGRERVKFKIGREEEKQIGLGVNMMNGVCKGRKRVSWSHYKINNCDNMADENEDEMRALKRERR; translated from the coding sequence ATGAACCCTATGCAAGAGAGAAGCACCACAAAAGCCGCAGCAAAGCTACTCCGAAGGGCAAAAGGCAAAAAGAAAAGGGGTCTACGAGTAAATGATGTTCAAGTAGCAGAAACCCCATCAGAATTCTCATTTGCTATAGCCAAAACTGCAGTTTCTCAAATCTGCCGGTCAGTTGGCTACAAAAGGTCCAAATTTAATGCTCTTGAAGCCTTAACTAATGTTACCACAAAATATATCGAAGCCATTGCAAGATCAGCTGCCTCGTTTGCTAATGCATCCAACCGTACCGAGTCCAACTTCTTTGACCTCATCAATGGCATTCATGATCTGTGCTCAGTTCGAGGCTTTACTGGTGGttcaaaaacacacaaaagTAACCTGCTGAAGTCCGCAGCTCTAAAAGAGATAGTGGATTTCGTTAAATTCTCCAATCAAGTACCATTTTCCAAACCAATTCCATCAAAAAATGTTTGTGGAAGTCAAAATCCAGAAATAACTATTGAATCTGGTACACCAATATACTGCTCTGAGAATACAAAAACACAAGGTTTGCATATACCAAGATGGCTCCCAGATTTTCCTAGTGAaagcttatataaaaaaagggACCTGGTTTCGGTTAAGGAGAGGAAATGCGGTGAGAAATTGTGGGAACATTCGCTTGCCATGGAAGATTACAGCAGTTACTCGGAAAACAGTGTCATGTTAAAGAACAATGGCATTgctgaaaaagaagagaaagacaCTAGGATGGAGTTGGCAAAGGGAAGAGAAAGGGTGAAATTTAAAATTGGAAGGGAGGAAGAGAAACAGATTGGGTTGGGTGTGAATATGATGAATGGGGTTTGTAAAGGAAGGAAAAGAGTGTCTTGGAGtcattacaaaataaataactgTGACAATATGGCtgatgaaaatgaagatgaaatgaGAGCATTAAAGAGAGAGAGGAGATAA